The stretch of DNA aaccgtttttaTTGGGGACAAATCAGAAATATGCTAGTATATTaaacagaaaatatcataagaatgccctttcagaaacaataaataattttcagtctCAACATGTTTTTCTTGTAGTATAATACAATTAACAATTCAGTAATAAGCTCGGTAACCATtgtataatatcaatattcacatttgggaggtttcaatgaactaatcatgtaatcggtataactgtggacttcttcgcaagaagtcaaatataacggtagtccctactcgaAGGAAATCAGTAACGGTAtactagttctaccttcccactagtgAGGGCTATAACGATAATCTGTAATTACAAGGTGCAACAAgtctaacgaacccgccgttagctacgggatccttcaatgTCTACTCCCGTTTACACTTGTCTCTGTAATCCGTATATACtcgtaaaaaatattttaaaacaatatagGGCATGTCGACTCTTATCAAATCATATAATTTCATTTCAATAACAGTAAattcaagtaacggtaaaacaGATCTAGTGACAACGGAAATATTTAAAACAacggtaatcatctcaaataactatttcggTATCATTTCGAGTAAAAGACCTGTCccacatgcaactcaaaataatcggtaacatattcatattaaaaatcatgtgtaaagcatgcaagttatgaaaacacaaattgcggtaagattaccACTCACAGTACTTCGTGCGAAATACCATACTCGTCACCTCGAACGATTTGTACGATTTtcttcaatcaatctataatcacatcaatatcgaTCTCGTGTTAATTTTCTTGTTTTAGCTAATTCATAGCTAATTTAGAATACATATACTTACTCACGCTACTGGTAGTTTAGATTACTTCAAAATCTATTAAATACAACTTATTCATATGCTATACCCAGTTAATTCACAGAAAAGTTTCATGAATTTTTTCCAATTTTCTTAACTTTATCTTTTAAATTCTTAATCCAAATTTCAAAATTATATCTACTCAACCTTATAAGAATCATGTATATAAAATTCTATTGTCCGTACTAGATTGAAAGTAACTTGAATTTTGTTGTTTCTTCCTTTAGTTAACGAAGTAATAGTTAATAGTGTGCTAAGTATCAAGTAAAAGAATCAGATTACCATGGAAAAGTTTTAAAATTCAATTACCTAGTTTGTTCCCCTTCTCTGTAAATCCATTTGCTAGAACATTACCTAGTTTGTTCCCCTTCTCTGTAAATCCCTTTGTTAGAACAGAGTAAACCCACTTTGTGGTTGCTTTTGATAGTCTCTGTCCGTTTTGCTTCTACCGAGTAAAGTTGCTTGCCCCCTTattcttttgttttttgtttatTAGTTATTTTTGGATAAATTACTTAATAACCCTTTTTTTGTAATGAAAAGTATTACAATTAAATTTAAGATAGTTTTCACATGTTTCGTCAAGATAAAATCGTGGTATAAAGAAAATAGTTTATAAAATATACCTGAATGAAGATAAAACTGTCACCTAATAATTaagacaaaataaaagaaaaaccaTGCTGCTACTTGTTGTCAATTggtaatactatatatatttttttccctAAAGCGACCAAACGATTACATGACGCCAAATATGATGAAAAGAGAAAAATCTCTCGTTCTCATTGATTGAAAAGGGACCAAGCATAAATGGAATATTTATAAACTATTGCTTTTAGAGTCTAACTTATATTTTAAAGCCAAAAAGAGACTCCATTTTCCGACACCGTCTTGTACAAAGTACTTCAAACTTTGCAACCATGAGATCAAAGATTACATCATTTGCTAAACACCAAAAAAGCAAAAGAGGCAAGCAACTAAACCACCAAAAGAAAGCAGAAGTTAATGAAGAGGGGCTTCTTTTAGCAAACTGATAAAACAACAAGTCAAGTGTACAATTGCAAATCAGGAAATAACTTGCAGCAGTTTCAGCAAAAAGgaaattcagatttaaatggttCAAACATTAATGCCTGGAGAGTAACCCCAACCTATAAAATAAAACCTCTTGAGATTTAGTATACCATCAGGCCCTAATCCTTTTATTTCACTTCAACATCCCTCAACTGCCCCAGAAAAAAGACTGTCCTCTTGTCTGCCCAGACCTATAACCAAACAAGATGAAAGAAAGACTGATTATGATGATTACATCAACACTAACAAGTTGAACTATAACGTAACTAGAAATAATTAACCCAAAGATAGTAGAGAAAATATTGCAAATAATCCAAATGTAAAAGTCAAAACATGTACATACATTTAGGCCTTTGCTTTCAGAAGTCTTGCTTTGAGCTCATCGGCCACGGCGTCAATGAACTCTTCAGTGTTGAGATAATGATCTCTCGAGAGCCTGTTCAAATTTTTAAAGAGGAAAGCATGAGAATGAAAACTCCACTAACAAAgtcaaataagaaaaataatgaaaagaATGAGACAGGATGGCTCACTTGGATCCATGGATGATAAGTGCAAGATCTTTGGTCATCTTTCCAGATTCAACTGCACCAATGCATGCTGCCTCTAGTTTCTCAGTAAAATCCAAGAGCCTTTCGTTGTTGTCTAACGTTGCCCTGTTCACAAACAATTTAGTCAGTATTCACAATCGCATCATTTGGGGGCAATCCACCAAAACTTCCTTAAACCAGTCCAAACAGCAAACCGCACTCTAAAGCTCAGCAGATCGAGAACTATAGTCACCTACCTGTGTGCAAGTCCACGAGTCCAGGCAAAGATTGACGCAATACTGTTTGTGCTGGTTTCACCTCCTTTCTGGTGAACCCTGTAGTGGCGGGTGACAGTTCCATGGGCTGCTTCAGCCTCAATGGTCTTGCCATCAGGACACACCTGAACCATATATCCACAACTTGTCAGAATCCGAACCAACGATTCATATCAGCAAATAGcaataaagaagaaatgatccaAAGAGCCATGCATTCTAATAGATCCCAAGAAAGCTATAGAAATAAAATAACCTAAAAACTACACAATTAAGGAGTTGGTTGAAGCAAAAAAAATGCTAGAAAATAAACATACCAGGACAGATGTCATCAACCCAAGGGATCCAAAACCTGTTCCAAGAAAAAAGGCATAAAAATTATAAACCTCTAGGAGCAGAGTTATAGGAGGGGAAACAAGAATACTTGATTCAGCAATTATGTGTATTAGCACATTAATATGTCATAACATATTCTATGAGGATCTGTTAAAATGACAGCCTTAAACACTACAAACACATGATCAGATACCTTGTGCTAAGAAATCACTCTGTACATCCCCATCATAGTTCTTGCAGGCCCATACATAACCACCTTCACTCTTTAAAGCATAAGCGACCATATCGTCGATAAGACGGTGTTCATACCTATAAAACATCACTAGAGAGTCAATGTTGTGTACTTGTGATAGTAGAACCATGCTTACCAAGTGAACTGTGGAACTCACCAAATTCCTGCTTCCTCATACTTGGACTTCCAATTTGCTTCATAAACTTCTTGGAAGATGTCCTTAAACCTTTACAAGAGCATTAATGGTAGCTCAGAGGGACAGAATAGATACAAACACTACTAGATATGTGCGAAAAAGACAAAATGGCTCAAGGTAGTCAATCTATTTGTAATGGACAAGTGAAGGCCAAATGGAAAACGGAAAGATCAACAGTTAGACTGCTTACCTCCCATCATATTTCTTAAGAATAGTATTCTTTGTACTAAGATAGAGTGGCCATTTCTTTTGGTATGCCATGTTCATTGAAGCCTCAGCAAATGAGCGGACGGACTGCATCACATCAAGAAAGCAAAAGAATATAAATATACAAATCTGCAGCAATTTAATATTCCAAATATGGAAGGACATCAGACTTATTTAAGCAAACCTCATCTGTGTTGTACATGGATAAAGCTACTCCACCAGCACCAGTAAAGTTGTAAACTTCGAATTCAGTCTTCTCGTCTGTTCCCTCTGGCACTGATGAAGTATTAAACACAACATTTCAGTAAACATATTTTAATTGAGTAAGCAAAAACCCTTTGTTAATGCGAAAAAGTTGGGATAGACCTTACAAGATGAGTAGCATTGCTATCTAATTGGTTCATATCAAGTAAAGCAACCAACAAAAGCTTACCAAACACCAATTTGAGTTTTCCAGCTCCTTGAATAACTGTATCAGTAGCCCGGTATTGATCTCCAAAAGCATGTCTACCAATGCATATTGGTTTAGTCCAACCTGGTTTAAGAAGCAGAATTTGCTCAATGACACTACTAAACTAACTTAAGGGAAGACACAAAAGCAGA from Nicotiana tomentosiformis chromosome 11, ASM39032v3, whole genome shotgun sequence encodes:
- the LOC104115653 gene encoding isocitrate dehydrogenase [NADP]; amino-acid sequence: MTFDKIKVENPIVEMDGDEMTRVIWKSIKDKLICPFLELDIKYFDLGLPHRDATDDKVTVESAEATQKYNVAIKCATITPDEARVKEFNLKSMWRSPNGTIRNILNGTVFREPIMCKNIPRLVPGWTKPICIGRHAFGDQYRATDTVIQGAGKLKLVFVPEGTDEKTEFEVYNFTGAGGVALSMYNTDESVRSFAEASMNMAYQKKWPLYLSTKNTILKKYDGRFKDIFQEVYEANWKSKYEEAGIWYEHRLIDDMVAYALKSEGGYVWACKNYDGDVQSDFLAQGFGSLGLMTSVLVCPDGKTIEAEAAHGTVTRHYRVHQKGGETSTNSIASIFAWTRGLAHRATLDNNERLLDFTEKLEAACIGAVESGKMTKDLALIIHGSKLSRDHYLNTEEFIDAVADELKARLLKAKA